The following DNA comes from Bradyrhizobium sp. SK17.
GCGCAGTTCGACGCGGCACGGGTCCGCGATGTCCTCGTCGCCGTCGGCCTGCCGCAGCTCGCAGCGCGGCTCGAGGAAGAGGCGCACTGGAACCGGATGCTGTCGCTCGGCGAGCAACAGCGGCTCGGCATCGCCCGCGCGCTGCTGCATGCTCCGCAATTCCTGTTCCTCGACGAGGCGACCGCCTCGCTCGACGAACCCTCGGAAGCCGCGCTGTACAGACTGATCGCCGAGAAGCTGCCCGACACCACGGTGGTGTCGATCGGCCACCGCTCGACCCTCGAAGCCTTCCATCAGCGCAACGTCGCGCTGGTCCGCGACGGCGATCGCTTCACCGTGCGCGACGCGGTCAAGGTCGCCGCATCGTAGGCGAGCGGAGTGAGGGCCACAGGCACGGTTCACCTCTCCCTTGGGAGAGGTGAAATCGACGCCGCGGAACTGGCCGACGACAGCAAAGCCGCACAAAACAAAAAGGGCGGCAGATCGCTCTGCCGCCCCCCGATCCTCGGACGAGGAAGTTACTTCAGGTTGGACATCGCGGTCAGGTCGACCGAGAGCTTGGCGATGCCGGCCGCGCCGCACCAGTTGGAGCCAGTGCCGCCCGGATTGATCGGGGTGACGTTGGTGGTTCCGCCGGCAGTGAAGTCGCTGGTGAAGGCGCTGCAATTGCCCTTCGACAGGTCGGTGTCGGAATAGCGCAGGTCGAGCGTGAACACCTTGTAGGTGAAGCCGATGCCGATATTCCAGGTGTTGTAGTCGGCATACTTGATGCCGTTCGGGAACGCCGGGACGCCGTAGAAGCTGTCCGAGGTGCCGAGCCACTGCCGGCCGAACTCACCCGACACGTACATGCCGACGCCGCTGGTGCCGAACACGGTGCTGGGCGCGGTGTACTTGCCGATGATCGACGAGTAGTTGCCCCAGGCGCCGGTGTTGAGGAAGTTCGGCGAGTAGTACTCGTTGATGGTGAACGCCCAGCTGTCGTTGATGGTCCAGGTCGCCTTGCCGTAGACTTCGAAGAACGAGACGTCCTTCTTCATCACGTTGCCGTTCAGCAGGAAGTTGGCGGCGCAGTCGGCGCCGAGCGGCTTGCCCGCGGTGTCGGTCGCAGCGCCGTAGTAGCAGGTCCCGCCCGGATACAGGTAACCCCAGACACCGATGTCGAAGGCGAAGGCGCCGAAGGTCGGGCGGATACCGCCGTAGACGTCGACTTCAGCGGCGGCGCGGTTGGCGAAGGAGATGCTCTCGGTCGAGGTACCGATATAGAGCTGCAGGTCCTTGTTGACGTTGTAGCGCGGCTCGAAATAGGCGGTGACCGACGGATTATGGTTCGACTGGGTGACGCCGCGGAAGATGTAGTCGCTGACGATGCCGGCGCCGAAGGCGATATCCCAGGGATCGAACGGAGCCGGCGGCGGCGCCTTGACGGCCTTCACCGCCATGTCTGCTGCCATTGCCGAGCTCGAAATCATTGCTAGCGCCGTTGCTAACAAAGCCAGTTTCTTCATGACGGTCCCCATCTACTTTCCAGACAGCCCTGCTCCGGTGCCCCCCAGGGCGCGCGATAACGGACTGCAACTAAATCGCGTGTATCCAATCTGAAACGCACCCCCATTTTGGAGAAGGCGAAAAGACATGCATCTGCCGCCTTTTTGGGCGTTCTGGCAGTCTCGCCACACGTTGGTTGACGGGTGTTGCATTTGCACCACAAGTCTAACGGCTCCCGTCCCGGTTGAGCACGATGCGAACTGGAATCCGACAGGCCGCTGGCGATGCCCTCGCGAATCGCCTTCCCCGCAAAACCACGGACAGCCGTCGATACGGAAAAAGCCGCAGCGGCGACCGCTGCGGCTTTCGATCAGGTGAACCCTGGCCCAGGTTCGGCTAGTGGTGCTCGCCCTCGGAGGTGCCCCAGCTCGGCGCCGGTTCGTGGCTCGGCGTTGCCCAGCTCGCGGCCGGCTGCGGCGCGGGCTCGGGCGCCGCGG
Coding sequences within:
- a CDS encoding TorF family putative porin; translated protein: MKKLALLATALAMISSSAMAADMAVKAVKAPPPAPFDPWDIAFGAGIVSDYIFRGVTQSNHNPSVTAYFEPRYNVNKDLQLYIGTSTESISFANRAAAEVDVYGGIRPTFGAFAFDIGVWGYLYPGGTCYYGAATDTAGKPLGADCAANFLLNGNVMKKDVSFFEVYGKATWTINDSWAFTINEYYSPNFLNTGAWGNYSSIIGKYTAPSTVFGTSGVGMYVSGEFGRQWLGTSDSFYGVPAFPNGIKYADYNTWNIGIGFTYKVFTLDLRYSDTDLSKGNCSAFTSDFTAGGTTNVTPINPGGTGSNWCGAAGIAKLSVDLTAMSNLK